A genome region from Flavobacterium sp. CFS9 includes the following:
- the pseC gene encoding UDP-4-amino-4,6-dideoxy-N-acetyl-beta-L-altrosamine transaminase, giving the protein MGQNIIPYGRQNITEEDINVVIEALKSEYLTQGPKISEFEHAFANYIGSKFAVAVSNGTAALHLCALALGVKEGDKVITTPITFAASANCVRYCGGEVIFSDIDPNTYLLDINKVRSLLESSPKGTYKGIIPVDFAGRAVDLEAFRKLADEFGLWIIEDACHAPGGAFLNSKNILENCGNGNFADLAIFSFHPVKHIACGEGGMITTNDEKLYKKLLALRTHGITKNEGEYVNSTKFANGFETEEIVYPSWYMEMQTLGFNYRLTDFQAALGLSQLERANDGIAKRREIATNYNKAFINKSFIKGQSGVVEGHAYHLYIIEVDDRLGLYNYLRKNNIFAQIHYIPCHLMPYYKQFGWKEGDMPFAEQYYKDCISLPMYPTLTEEEQEFVIKIINSYFE; this is encoded by the coding sequence ATGGGACAGAATATCATACCATACGGTCGTCAAAATATTACTGAAGAAGATATTAATGTTGTAATTGAAGCATTAAAATCTGAGTATTTAACACAAGGACCAAAAATATCTGAGTTTGAGCATGCATTTGCAAATTATATCGGAAGTAAATTTGCAGTGGCAGTTTCTAATGGGACTGCAGCTTTGCATCTATGTGCATTAGCTTTAGGTGTTAAGGAAGGCGATAAAGTAATTACTACACCTATTACTTTTGCAGCATCTGCAAATTGTGTTCGGTATTGTGGAGGAGAAGTGATATTTTCTGATATTGATCCAAATACTTATCTTTTAGATATCAATAAAGTTAGATCGTTATTGGAGTCTTCTCCAAAAGGAACATACAAAGGGATTATTCCTGTTGATTTTGCCGGAAGAGCGGTAGATCTGGAAGCTTTTAGAAAATTAGCTGATGAATTTGGCTTATGGATTATTGAAGATGCTTGTCATGCACCAGGCGGAGCATTTTTAAATTCTAAGAATATACTAGAAAATTGCGGAAATGGTAATTTTGCTGATCTGGCAATATTTTCTTTTCATCCTGTAAAACACATTGCATGTGGTGAAGGTGGTATGATTACAACTAATGATGAAAAGTTGTATAAAAAACTTCTAGCCCTGCGTACACATGGAATTACAAAAAATGAAGGAGAATATGTTAATTCTACAAAATTTGCTAATGGATTTGAAACAGAAGAAATAGTTTATCCTTCCTGGTATATGGAAATGCAGACCTTAGGATTTAACTATCGATTAACCGACTTTCAAGCTGCATTAGGATTAAGTCAACTAGAAAGAGCTAATGATGGGATTGCAAAAAGACGTGAAATTGCAACAAATTACAATAAAGCTTTCATTAATAAAAGTTTCATTAAAGGACAATCTGGTGTAGTAGAAGGACATGCTTATCATTTATATATAATTGAAGTTGATGATAGATTAGGACTTTATAATTATCTTAGAAAAAATAACATATTTGCTCAGATTCATTATATTCCATGTCATCTTATGCCATATTATAAGCAATTTGGATGGAAAGAAGGTGATATGCCATTTGCTGAACAGTATTATAAAGATTGCATCAGTTTACCGATGTATCCAACATTAACAGAGGAAGAACAAGAATTTGTAATAAAGATTATAA